One stretch of Mangifera indica cultivar Alphonso chromosome 9, CATAS_Mindica_2.1, whole genome shotgun sequence DNA includes these proteins:
- the LOC123225620 gene encoding cyclic nucleotide-gated ion channel 1-like — MEVGLRRARPVRTHRPVLAGLRLILGRQAPFWYLAFLVSSVIAVSLDPLFLYIPVINDDKKCIGIDKKLGNVAIALRSMTDFFHLFYIFFHLPAYWYLRLLRFFLIDLLSILPLPQDALQSGIVEVTDFPVKFLHSFLWGLQNLSCFGQNLQTSSYVWENVFTISITLSGLVLFLYLVGNMQIYMQSKRVRSEEKRLKRREIEEWSGFKRLSEKLQEDIRKYQQLLCRETRGSDVDSSLDSLPKSLRRTAKSTLALKLLMNVPIFEKMDRQVLKEVCNLLKFRMYNEGIEIVQKGDPFEDMHFVMRGELMSMAAEGGGTSLFNADILQDGDFFGLDLILWSLDPHSSTNNLPISARTIRTFTEVEAFYLTTDDMKLVASKLCKQFKRTQIQRALRYYSEQ, encoded by the exons ATGGAAGTTGGCCTGCGCCGGGCTCGGCCGGTAAGAACTCATCGCCCAGTACTAGCAGGGTTGAGACTAATCCTAGGCAGGCAAGCGCCTTTCTGGTATTTGGCTTTTCTGGTATCAAGTGTGATTGCAGTATCCTTGGATCCTTTGTTCTTGTACATTCCAGTGATCAATGATGATAAAAAGTGCATTGGAATTGACAAGAAGTTGGGGAATGTGGCTATTGCTCTTCGTTCCATGACGgatttctttcatttgttttataTCTTTTTCCACCTCCCTGCTTATTGGTATCTGCGACTGCTACGTTTCTTTCTGATTGACTTGCTTTCCATTCTGCCACTTCCGCAG GATGCTCTTCAATCTGGTATCGTTGAGGTCACAGATTTTCCAGTGAAGTTCTTACATTCCTTTCTATGGGGCCTGCAAAATCTCAG TTGTTTCGGCCAAAACCTCCAAACAAGTTCTTATGTCTGGGAAAACGTCTTCACAATTTCGATTACATTATCCGGCTTGGTTCTTTTTCTCTATCTCGTTGGAAATATGCAG ATATATATGCAGTCAAAACGTGTAAGATCAGAGGAGAAGAGATTGAAGCGACGAGAGATAGAGGAGTGGTCGGGGTTCAAAAGGCTATCTGAGAAGCTGCAAGAGGATATTAGGAAATATCAACAGCTCTTATGTCGAGAAACCAGAGGTAGTGATGTAGATAGTTCGCTTGATAGTCTTCCCAAGAGCCTTAGAAGGACCGCAAAGAGTACACTCGCCTTAAAGCTGCTCATGAAT GTGCCAATATTTGAAAAGATGGATAGACAAGTTCTGAAGGAAGTGTGCAACCTTCTCAAGTTCAGGATGTACAATGAGGGAATAGAAATAGTTCAGAAGGGTGATCCATTTGAAGACATGCATTTTGTCATGCGAGGTGAGCTAATGAGCATGGCTGCTGAGGGAGGCGGAACCAGTCTGTTTAATGCTGACATTTTACAGGATGGCGATTTCTTTGGACTAGATCTTATTTTATGGTCTCTTGATCCTCATTCCTCAACTAATAACCTTCCCATCTCAGCTAGAACCATTAGAACTTTTACTGAAGTTGAAGCCTTTTATCTAACGACCGATGACATGAAGCTTGTTGCCTCAAAATTATGCAAGCAGTTTAAAAGGACTCAGATCCAGCGTGCCTTAAGGTATTACTCGGAGCAATAG
- the LOC123225300 gene encoding cyclic nucleotide-gated ion channel 1-like, with the protein MKPYMRSFDEDIEEAKPLWQHYKATKSPKKMSGLKLWRWTGSPVLPVTSFHRSVFGVTGACLNHWTNFHHLLSRKWVLRSFSLAGIFTDPLFLYILVINDRKKCLGLDKNLGTALIFVRSFFDFFDFVYIIFRLHAYSLRKLSRTGFSSDKSRKTARKYFLYDFPIDFLSILPLPQGVIWVLIRGSKIQNPMKLLQYIVIFQYVPRLIRIFPLFRKVKKAFRNLYDSTVTKVAFNLLLYMLASHVYGSLWYFLAIERETVCWRRACVNHPGCSHISLYCRENVGDFTFLNSLCPTKQPNATVFDFGIYHDALQSGIVEVTDLPQKFLYSFVRGLQILSSLGQNLRTSSYIWENFFAVLVILSGLMFFLYLIGNMQIYLQSRTAKAEEMRLKGQEIEQWKGFRKLSDNLQQKVRKYRQYVWRETRGVDVENLIKNLPRDLRSRVKSELSLDLLKKVPLFESMTESLLNDLCDRLKPMLYTEDSYFVREGHPVDEMLFVMQGKLSSVATDGGRAGFYNAHYVRDGDCFGDILISWALNLQSSNDLPISTRTVRALTEVEAFVLKADDLKFVVSQFRPATKHQEHLYSYYAGPKRSDAAQLIQKAWHKHKRRKLEEALPDEEEIRLHLQDEWFKPSGNSSRSHASSSDESLFLDLDPHTSNFTYYNFT; encoded by the exons ATGAAACCATATATGAGAAG CTTCGATGAGGACATAGAAGAAGCCAAGCCTTTGTGGCAACATTACAAAGCTACAAAAAGTCCCAAGAAAATGTCAGGGCTGAAGCTATGGAGGTGGACTGGTTCACCAGTATTACCAGTGACATCATTTCACCGTTCTGTGTTCGGTGTCACTGGCGCCTGTCTAAATCATTGGACCAATTTCCATCACTTACTATCAAGAAAATGGGTCTTGCGGAGCTTCTCTTTGGCCGGAATCTTTACGGATCCTTTGTTCTTGTACATTCTGGTGATCAATGATCGCAAAAAGTGCCTGGGACTGGACAAGAACTTGGGGACAGCACTGATTTTTGTCCGGtctttctttgatttctttgatTTCGTGTATATTATTTTTCGACTGCATGCTTACTCTCTTCGTAAGCTCAGTAGAACAGGTTTTTCAAGCGATAAATCCCGGAAAACTGCAAGGAAATATTTCCTGTATGACTTTCCCATTGACTTTCTCTCAATTCTTCCACTCCCACAG GGAGTGATCTGGGTTCTGATAAGAGGCTCGAAAATTCAGAACCCAATGAAGTTACTgcaatatattgttattttccAATATGTCCCGAGGTTAATTCGGATTTTCCCATTATtcagaaaagtcaaaaaagctTTCAGGAATCTTTATGACTCTACAGTCACCAAAGTAGCCTTTAACCTTCTTCTTTACATGCTTGCAAGCCAT GTTTATGGATCTTTATGGTACTTTTTGGCTATAGAAAGAGAAACAGTTTGCTGGAGGAGAGCCTGTGTAAATCACCCTGGATGCAGTCATATTTCCCTTTACTGTCGTGAGAATGTGGGAGACTTCACTTTTTTAAACAGTTTATGCCCAACAAAACAGCCAAATGCTACAGTGTTTGATTTTGGAATTTACCATGATGCTCTTCAGTCTGGCATTGTAGAGGTGACAGATCTTCCCCAGAAGTTTTTATATTCCTTCGTAAGGGGCCTGCAAATCCTCAG TTCTTTAGGTCAAAACCTTCGGACGAGTTCCTACATCTGGGAAAACTTCTTTGCAGTTTTGGTAATCCTTTCTGGCTTGATGTTCTTTCTCTATCTGATTGGAAATATGCAG ATATACCTACAGTCGAGAACTGCGAAAGCAGAAGAGATGAGATTAAAGGGACAAGAGATAGAACAGTGGAAGGGTTTCAGAAAGCTCTCAGATAATCTTCAACAGAAGGTCAGGAAATACAGACAATATGTATGGAGAGAAACCAGAGGTGTTGACgttgaaaatttgattaaaaatctTCCCAGGGACCTCAGAAGTAGAGTCAAGAGTGAACTGAGCTTAGATTTGCTCAAGAAA GTACCACTGTTTGAAAGCATGACTGAATCACTTCTGAATGACTTATGCGACCGACTGAAGCCGATGCTGTACACAGAGGACAGTTACTTCGTTCGGGAAGGCCACCCAGTCGACGAGATGCTGTTCGTCATGCAAGGCAAGCTTTCAAGCGTGGCAACTGACGGAGGAAGAGCAGGCTTCTACAACGCTCACTATGTCAGAGACGGCGACTGCTTTGGAGATATACTCATCTCCTGGGCACTGAATCTTCAGTCCTCCAACGACCTCCCCATCTCAACAAGAACAGTCAGAGCCCTCACTGAAGTTGAAGCCTTTGTTCTCAAGGCTGATGACTTGAAGTTTGTGGTCTCTCAATTCAGGCCTGCCACTAAACATCAAGAGCATTTGTATAGCTACTACGCTGGTCCGAAGAGATCTGACGCAGCCCAGTTGATACAGAAGGCTTGGCACAAACATAAGAGAAGGAAGCTTGAAGAAGCTCTCCCGGACGAAGAAGAGATTCGGTTGCATTTGCAAGATGAATGGTTTAAGCCTAGTGGAAATTCGTCTCGTTCGCATGCAAGCTCTTCTGATGAATCCTTGTTTCTAGATTTGGATCCTCATACCTCTAATTTTACTTactataattttacttaa
- the LOC123225621 gene encoding cyclic nucleotide-gated ion channel 1-like, translating to MDIEVVQLRPRPVRTYPRVLAGLSLKRIIPDSQAPFWGLAFLISSLIAISLDPLFLYIPVINDDKKCIGIDKKLGDVAIALRSIMDSFHLIYISLSLRNYSGIRLRYLRRFFLINFLSILPLPQLFRPKPPNKFLCLGKRLRNFNYIIRLGVFSLSRWKYAGGFIYMQSKRVRSEEKRLDGQEIEEWSGFKTLPEKLQRDIRNHRLLLWRETRGSDVDSSLDSLPKSLRRTTKSALGLTLLRNVPIFDKMDRHVLEEVCNLLKFRMYNEGIEIVQKGDPFEDMHFVMRGELMSMAAEGGGTSLFNADILQDGDFFGLDLILWSLDPHSSTNNLPISARTIRTFTEVEAFYLTADDMKLVASKLCKQFKRTQIQHALRYYSEQWRTWAAYYIQAAWRRHIVKKQRNGQDEWLMTGGISSSAGAIYYPSQFVINRLLVSRCDGNASLPTIEKPEEPCFID from the exons ATGGATATAGAAGTTGTCCAGCTAAGGCCTCGGCCGGTAAGAACTTATCCCCGAGTACTAGCAGGGTTGAGTTTGAAAAGAATAATCCCTGACTCGCAAGCGCCTTTTTGGGGTTTGGCTTTTCTGATATCAAGTCTGATTGCCATATCCTTGGATCCTTTGTTCTTGTACATTCCAGTGATCAATGATGATAAAAAGTGCATTGGAATAGACAAGAAGTTGGGGGATGTGGCTATTGCTCTTCGTTCTATCATGGATTCTTTTCATTTGATCTATATCTCTCTCTCACTGCGTAATTATTCAGGTATTCGCTTGCGATATCTGCGACGTTTCTTCCTGATTAACTTTCTTTCCATTCTTCCACTTCCACAG TTGTTTCGGCCAAAACCTCCAAACAAGTTCTTATGTCTGGGAAAACGTCTTCGCAATTTCAATTACATTATCCGGCTTGGTGTTTTTTCTCTATCTCGTTGGAAATATGCAGGTGGATTT ATATATATGCAGTCAAAACGTGTAAGATCAGAGGAGAAAAGATTGGATGGACAAGAGATAGAGGAGTGGTCGGGGTTCAAAACGCTACCTGAGAAGCTGCAGAGGGATATTAGGAACCATAGACTACTCTTATGGCGAGAAACCAGAGGAAGTGATGTAGACAGTTCGCTTGATAGTCTTCCCAAGAGCCTTAGAAGGACCACAAAGAGTGCACTCGGCTTAACTCTGCTCAGGAAT GTGCCAATATTTGACAAGATGGATAGACATGTTCTGGAGGAAGTGTGCAACCTTCTCAAGTTCAGGATGTACAATGAGGGAATAGAAATAGTTCAGAAGGGTGATCCATTTGAAGACATGCATTTTGTCATGCGAGGTGAGCTAATGAGCATGGCTGCCGAGGGAGGCGGAACCAGTCTGTTTAATGCTGACATTTTACAGGATGGCGATTTCTTTGGACTAGATCTTATTTTATGGTCTCTTGATCCTCATTCCTCAACTAATAACCTTCCCATCTCAGCTAGAACCATTAGAACTTTTACTGAAGTTGAAGCCTTTTATCTAACGGCCGATGACATGAAGCTTGTTGCCTCAAAATTATGCAAGCAGTTTAAAAGGACTCAGATCCAGCATGCCTTAAGGTATTACTCGGAGCAATGGAGGACTTGGGCAGCATATTATATACAAGCGGCTTGGCGTCGCCATATTGTAAAGAAGCAAAGGAATGGGCAAGATGAATGGCTCATGACCGGTGGGATTTCGTCAAGCGCTGGTGCCATCTATTATCCTTCTCAGTTTGTTATTAACAGGCTTCTTGTTAGTCGGTGTGATGGTAATGCAAGCCTACCGACAATAGAGAAGCCAGAGGAGCCATGTTTCATTGATTAA
- the LOC123225622 gene encoding cyclic nucleotide-gated ion channel 1-like — MTESLLNDLCDLLKAMIYTEDSYFVREGDPVDEMLFVMKGKLSSVAADGGTAGFYNAHYARDGDCFGDADDLKFVVSQFRPATKQQEHLYSYYAGSKISDAARLIQKAWQAYKRRKLEEALLQEEEIGLHLQDEWFKPRGNSSRSHASSSDESLFLDLDPHTSNFTYYNFT; from the exons ATGACTGAATCCCTTCTGAACGACTTATGCGACCTACTGAAGGCGATGATATACACAGAGGACAGTTACTTCGTTAGGGAAGGCGACCCAGTTGACGAGATGCTGTTCGTCATGAAAGGCAAGCTTTCAAGCGTGGCAGCAGATGGAGGAACAGCAGGCTTCTACAACGCTCACTATGCCAGAGACGGAGACTGCTTTGGAGAT GCTGATGACTTGAAGTTTGTGGTCTCTCAATTTAGGCCTGCCACTAAACAGCAAGAGCATTTGTATAGCTACTACGCTGGTTCGAAGATATCTGACGCAGCCCGGTTGATACAGAAAGCTTGGCAAGCATATAAAAGAAGGAAGCTTGAAGAAGCTCTTCTGCAGGAAGAAGAGATTGGGTTGCATTTGCAAGATGAATGGTTTAAGCCTAGAGGAAATTCGTCTCGTTCACATGCAAGCTCTTCTGATGAATCCTTGTTTCTGGATTTGGATCCTCATACCTCTAATTTTACTTACTATAATTTCACTTAA